A stretch of the Enterobacter mori genome encodes the following:
- the cheA gene encoding chemotaxis protein CheA: MSMDISDFYQTFFDEADELLADMEQHLLDLVPEAPDSEQLNAIFRAAHSIKGGAGTFGFTILQETTHLMENLLDEARRGEMQLNTDIINLFLETKDIMQEQLDAYKSSAEPDAASFEYICNALRQLALEAKGDVVAAVPAAKLSVVDAIAAQDAAPVAAHPAKLRVVLSRLKESEVNLLEEELGNLATLSNVVKGKDSLAATLDDGISQDDIVAVLCFVIEADQIAFETETAAVDVPVAVEEVAEAAAPAVVTATPALKAVPKDTAAPARGEKPAARSSESTSIRVAVEKVDQLINLVGELVITQSMLAQRSNELDPVTHGDLITSMGQLQRNARDLQESVMSIRMMPMEYVFSRFPRLVRDLASKLNKQIELTLMGSSTELDKSLIERIIDPLTHLVRNSLDHGIELPENRVAAGKSPVGNLILSAEHQGGNICIEVTDDGAGLNRERILAKAISQGMAVNENMTDEEVGMLIFAPGFSTAEQVTDVSGRGVGMDVVKRNIQEMGGHVEIQSKQGSGTTIRILLPLTLAILDGMSVKVADEVFILPLNAVMESLQPREEDLHPLAGGERVLEVRGEYLPLVELWKVFEVDGAKTEATQGIVVILQSAGRRYALLVDQLIGQHQVVVKNLESNYRKVPGISAATILGDGSVALIVDVSALQGLNREQRVAYTAA; encoded by the coding sequence GTGAGCATGGATATTAGCGATTTTTACCAGACATTTTTTGATGAAGCCGATGAACTGTTGGCCGATATGGAGCAACACCTGCTGGACCTGGTGCCTGAAGCACCGGATTCAGAGCAGCTCAATGCCATTTTCCGTGCAGCGCATTCTATTAAAGGTGGTGCAGGGACCTTTGGATTTACCATTTTGCAGGAAACGACCCATTTAATGGAAAACCTGCTGGATGAAGCACGACGCGGTGAGATGCAGCTCAATACCGACATTATCAACCTGTTTTTGGAAACCAAAGATATTATGCAGGAACAGCTCGACGCCTATAAAAGTTCGGCAGAGCCTGATGCCGCCAGCTTTGAATACATCTGCAATGCACTGCGCCAGCTGGCGCTGGAAGCAAAAGGTGACGTGGTCGCTGCCGTACCGGCGGCGAAGCTGAGCGTTGTTGATGCCATCGCCGCGCAGGACGCTGCGCCCGTTGCCGCCCATCCGGCGAAGCTGCGCGTGGTGTTGTCCCGTCTTAAAGAGAGCGAAGTCAACCTTCTCGAAGAAGAACTGGGTAACCTGGCGACACTGAGCAACGTGGTGAAAGGCAAAGACAGCCTTGCCGCGACGCTGGATGACGGTATCAGTCAGGACGATATTGTGGCGGTGCTGTGCTTTGTTATCGAAGCCGACCAAATTGCCTTTGAAACTGAAACTGCGGCGGTCGACGTCCCTGTCGCAGTGGAAGAGGTCGCTGAAGCGGCCGCACCTGCCGTCGTAACGGCCACGCCTGCATTGAAAGCCGTGCCGAAAGATACGGCTGCACCGGCCCGCGGTGAAAAACCTGCCGCGCGCTCCAGCGAGTCCACCAGCATCCGCGTGGCGGTTGAGAAGGTTGATCAGCTGATTAACCTGGTGGGTGAGCTGGTGATCACCCAGTCGATGCTGGCGCAACGTTCTAACGAACTGGACCCGGTGACCCACGGCGATCTCATCACCAGCATGGGTCAGTTACAACGTAACGCCCGCGATCTGCAGGAATCGGTGATGTCCATCCGTATGATGCCGATGGAATACGTCTTCAGCCGCTTCCCGCGCCTGGTGCGCGACCTGGCCAGTAAGCTCAATAAGCAGATTGAACTGACGCTGATGGGCAGCTCCACCGAGCTGGACAAAAGCCTGATTGAACGCATCATTGACCCGTTAACGCACCTGGTGCGTAACAGCCTCGACCACGGCATTGAGTTGCCGGAAAACCGCGTGGCGGCGGGGAAATCACCTGTCGGAAACCTGATTCTTTCCGCGGAGCATCAGGGCGGGAACATCTGCATCGAAGTGACCGATGACGGCGCGGGTCTTAACCGCGAGCGCATTCTCGCGAAGGCGATTTCGCAGGGCATGGCGGTTAACGAAAACATGACCGACGAAGAAGTGGGCATGCTGATCTTCGCGCCGGGCTTCTCAACCGCCGAGCAGGTGACCGACGTGTCCGGGCGCGGCGTGGGCATGGACGTGGTGAAACGTAACATCCAGGAGATGGGCGGCCACGTTGAGATCCAGTCTAAACAGGGCTCTGGCACCACCATTCGCATCCTGTTGCCGCTGACGCTGGCGATCCTTGACGGTATGTCAGTCAAAGTGGCGGACGAAGTCTTCATTCTGCCGCTGAACGCGGTGATGGAATCTCTGCAGCCGCGTGAAGAAGATCTGCATCCGCTGGCGGGCGGCGAGCGCGTGCTGGAAGTGCGCGGCGAGTATCTCCCGCTGGTTGAGTTGTGGAAAGTGTTCGAAGTGGACGGCGCCAAAACCGAAGCCACGCAGGGCATTGTGGTGATCCTGCAAAGTGCCGGTCGCCGCTACGCGCTGCTGGTCGATCAGCTAATTGGTCAGCACCAGGTGGTGGTGAAGAACCTCGAAAGCAACTACCGCAAAGTGCCGGGTATTTCTGCTGCGACCATTCTGGGTGATGGCAGCGTGGCGCTGATCGTCGATGTGTCGGCGCTTCAGGGATTAAATCGTGAACAACGTGTGGCGTACACAGCCGCCTGA
- the motB gene encoding flagellar motor protein MotB, which translates to MKNQSHPIVIVKKRKHKGHGHGSHGSWKIAYADFMTAMMAFFLVMWLISISSPKELIQIAEYFRTPLATAVTGGQRISNSDSPIPGGGDDYTQQKGEVKKEPNIDELKRRMEQARLKKLRGDLDQLIEADPKLRALRPHLKIDLVQEGLRIQIIDSQNRPMFKTGSAEVEPYMRDILRAIAPVLNGIPNRISLSGHTDDFPYASGEKGYSNWELSADRANASRRELVAGGLDDGKVLRVVGMAATMRVTDRGPDDAINRRISLLVLNQQAEQAILHENAESQNESLDDLKQPGAVPSAAVPTSPPANPR; encoded by the coding sequence ATGAAAAACCAGTCCCATCCGATCGTCATCGTAAAAAAGCGCAAGCATAAGGGGCACGGACACGGTTCCCACGGCTCGTGGAAAATTGCTTACGCCGACTTTATGACTGCCATGATGGCGTTCTTTCTGGTGATGTGGCTGATCTCCATCTCCAGCCCGAAAGAGCTGATCCAGATTGCGGAATATTTCAGAACGCCGCTGGCAACGGCGGTGACGGGCGGGCAGCGTATCTCCAACAGCGACAGCCCGATCCCCGGCGGTGGCGATGATTACACCCAGCAGAAGGGTGAAGTGAAAAAAGAGCCGAACATCGACGAGCTGAAAAGACGGATGGAACAGGCGCGCCTGAAAAAACTGCGTGGCGATCTCGATCAGCTGATTGAAGCGGACCCGAAGCTGCGCGCGCTGCGTCCGCATCTGAAAATCGACCTGGTGCAGGAGGGGCTGCGTATTCAGATTATCGATAGCCAGAACCGCCCAATGTTTAAAACCGGGAGTGCGGAAGTGGAACCGTATATGCGCGATATTTTGCGCGCCATCGCCCCGGTACTGAACGGCATTCCTAACCGAATCAGCCTGTCAGGCCACACGGATGATTTCCCGTACGCCAGCGGTGAGAAGGGATACAGCAACTGGGAGCTTTCTGCCGATCGTGCCAACGCCTCGCGTCGCGAGCTGGTGGCGGGTGGGCTTGATGATGGCAAGGTTCTGCGTGTGGTCGGCATGGCAGCAACCATGCGCGTCACCGACCGCGGGCCGGACGACGCCATCAACCGTCGTATCAGTCTTTTAGTGCTGAACCAGCAGGCGGAGCAGGCCATCCTGCATGAAAACGCCGAAAGTCAGAATGAGTCACTGGACGATTTAAAACAGCCTGGGGCCGTTCCTTCGGCTGCCGTTCCAACATCGCCACCAGCCAATCCGAGGTGA
- the motA gene encoding flagellar motor stator protein MotA, with amino-acid sequence MLILLGYLVVLGTVFGGYMMTGGHLGALYQPAELIIIGGAGVGAFIVGNNGKSIKGTLKAIPLLFRRSKYTKSMYMDLLALLYRLMAKSRQQGMFSLERDIENPKESEIFASYPRILADAMMLDFIVDYLRLIISGNMNTFEIEALMDEEIETHESESEVPANSLALVGDSLPAFGIVAAVMGVVHALASADRPAAELGALIAHAMVGTFLGILLAYGFISPLASVLRQKSAETTKMMQCVKITLLSNLNGYAPPIAVEFGRKTLYSSERPSFIELEEHVRAVKNPNQQTTTEDA; translated from the coding sequence GTGCTTATCTTATTAGGTTACCTGGTAGTTCTCGGTACAGTTTTCGGCGGTTACATGATGACCGGCGGGCACCTTGGAGCACTCTATCAACCGGCTGAACTTATTATCATCGGCGGTGCAGGGGTAGGGGCTTTTATCGTTGGTAATAACGGTAAATCGATCAAGGGCACGCTGAAAGCGATTCCGTTGCTGTTCCGTCGCTCGAAATACACCAAAAGCATGTATATGGATCTGCTGGCGCTGCTCTATCGCCTGATGGCGAAGTCCCGTCAGCAGGGCATGTTCTCGCTGGAGCGTGACATCGAAAACCCGAAAGAGAGCGAAATCTTCGCCAGCTATCCACGTATCCTGGCTGACGCGATGATGCTGGATTTTATCGTCGATTACCTGCGCCTCATCATCAGCGGCAACATGAACACCTTCGAAATTGAAGCGCTGATGGATGAAGAGATCGAAACCCACGAAAGCGAATCTGAAGTGCCAGCAAACAGCCTGGCGCTGGTGGGCGACTCGCTTCCGGCGTTTGGTATCGTTGCGGCGGTGATGGGGGTGGTGCACGCGCTGGCCTCGGCGGATCGTCCTGCGGCTGAGTTAGGTGCGCTGATTGCCCACGCGATGGTCGGTACCTTCCTCGGTATCTTACTGGCGTACGGTTTCATCTCTCCGCTGGCGAGCGTGCTGCGTCAAAAGAGCGCGGAAACCACCAAAATGATGCAGTGCGTGAAGATTACGCTGCTCTCCAACCTTAACGGTTACGCACCACCGATCGCCGTCGAATTTGGCCGTAAGACGCTGTACTCCAGCGAGCGTCCGTCGTTTATCGAGCTTGAAGAACACGTGCGTGCGGTGAAAAATCCAAACCAACAGACGACAACTGAGGACGCATGA
- the flhC gene encoding flagellar transcriptional regulator FlhC encodes MKMSEKSIVQEARDIQLAMELITLGARLQMLESETQLSRGRLIKLYKELRGSPPPKGMLPFSTDWFMTWEQNIHASMFCNAWQYLLKTGLCSGVDAVIKAYKLYLEQCPQQEDGPLLALTRAWTLVRFVESGMLELSRCNCCDGNFITHAHQPAGSFACSLCQPPSRAVKRRKLSRDAADIIPQLLDEQIEQAV; translated from the coding sequence ATAAAAATGAGCGAGAAAAGCATTGTTCAGGAAGCGCGTGATATACAGCTGGCAATGGAGCTGATTACGCTGGGTGCTCGTTTACAAATGCTGGAAAGCGAGACTCAGCTGAGCCGTGGTCGTCTCATCAAACTGTATAAAGAATTACGTGGTAGTCCACCGCCTAAAGGAATGCTGCCGTTCTCAACGGACTGGTTTATGACCTGGGAGCAGAACATCCATGCGTCGATGTTCTGTAACGCCTGGCAGTACCTTCTGAAAACCGGTTTGTGTAGCGGCGTCGATGCCGTGATCAAAGCGTATAAACTTTACCTTGAACAATGCCCTCAGCAGGAAGATGGACCCCTGCTGGCACTGACCCGCGCATGGACGCTGGTGCGTTTTGTTGAAAGCGGAATGCTTGAACTGTCTCGCTGCAACTGCTGCGATGGCAATTTTATTACCCATGCTCATCAGCCTGCTGGCAGCTTCGCCTGTAGTTTATGCCAGCCTCCATCCCGTGCCGTAAAAAGACGTAAACTTTCCCGGGATGCTGCCGATATTATTCCACAACTGCTGGATGAACAGATCGAACAAGCTGTTTAA
- the flhD gene encoding flagellar transcriptional regulator FlhD — MHTSELLKHIYDINLSYLLLAQRLISQDKASAMFRLGINEEMATMLGGLTLPQMVKLAETNQLVCQFRFDNPQTITRLTQESRVDDLQQVHTGILLSTRLLSEISQPDDVARKKRA; from the coding sequence ATGCATACATCCGAGTTGCTAAAACATATCTATGACATCAATTTGTCATATTTACTGCTCGCGCAGCGTTTGATTAGTCAGGACAAAGCGTCCGCGATGTTTCGTCTGGGTATTAACGAAGAGATGGCAACCATGTTGGGTGGATTAACGCTCCCGCAAATGGTCAAGCTGGCAGAAACGAATCAACTCGTTTGCCAGTTCCGCTTTGATAATCCGCAGACAATCACGCGTCTGACCCAGGAATCCCGCGTTGACGATCTTCAACAGGTCCATACCGGTATTCTTCTCTCCACACGATTGCTCAGCGAAATCAGCCAGCCTGATGACGTTGCCCGTAAGAAAAGGGCATAA
- a CDS encoding LIM domain-containing protein, with amino-acid sequence MLEERILMQAYEQIWHSNCFFCLY; translated from the coding sequence ATTCTTGAAGAGCGAATACTCATGCAGGCGTATGAACAGATATGGCATAGCAATTGCTTTTTCTGCTTATATTGA
- the uspC gene encoding universal stress protein UspC translates to MSYTHLLVSVAVSPESHQLVARAVSIARPTNARISLITLTAEPEMYNQLAAPMLEDIREVLQEETQQFLRELVEKAKYPVHQTIIATGELNEHILSLCQKQNIDLVICGNHNQSFFSRAACSAKSIVASSQVDVLLVPLGG, encoded by the coding sequence ATGAGTTACACCCATCTTCTTGTTTCTGTTGCGGTTTCTCCGGAAAGTCATCAGCTCGTCGCCCGTGCCGTTTCTATCGCCAGACCCACCAATGCCCGCATCAGCCTGATCACACTGACAGCCGAACCCGAAATGTACAATCAACTGGCTGCCCCCATGCTGGAGGATATTCGTGAGGTTTTGCAGGAAGAAACACAGCAGTTTCTGCGAGAACTGGTAGAAAAGGCAAAATATCCGGTTCACCAGACCATTATTGCCACCGGGGAATTAAACGAACATATTCTTAGCCTGTGCCAAAAGCAGAATATTGATTTGGTGATCTGCGGTAATCATAACCAAAGTTTTTTTTCTCGTGCGGCATGTTCGGCGAAATCGATTGTCGCCTCAAGCCAGGTGGATGTGTTGTTGGTTCCTCTCGGGGGCTAA
- the otsA gene encoding alpha,alpha-trehalose-phosphate synthase, whose product MGRLIVVSNRIAPPDDKKASAGGLAVGVLGALKAAGGLWFGWSGEISNEEKPLKKVSRGNITWASFALNEQDYNEYYSEFSNAVLWPAFHYRLDLVKFQRESYEGYMRVNALLADKLLPLIKEDDILWIHDYHLLPFARELRRRGVNNRIGFFLHIPFPTPEIFTALPQHDEILEAVADYDLLGFQTENDRLAFLDSVSGKTRLVTHGGKSHTAWGKTFHTEVYPIGIEPEEIAEQASGPLPPKLAQLKNELKNVKNIFSVERLDYSKGLPERFLAYETLLEKYPQHHGKIRYTQIAPTSRGEVQAYQDIRHQLETEAGRINGRYGQLGWTPLFYLNQHFERKILMKVFRYADVGLVTPLRDGMNLVAKEYVAAQDPADPGVLVLSQFAGAANELTSALIVNPYDRDDVANALHRALTMPLAERISRHAEMMETIRKNDINHWQARFIDNLREIEPQSHEGQLQKKIATFPKLA is encoded by the coding sequence ATGGGTCGCTTAATCGTCGTCTCTAATCGCATTGCACCGCCGGATGATAAAAAAGCCAGCGCGGGTGGCCTGGCGGTGGGGGTATTAGGTGCCTTAAAAGCCGCTGGAGGACTCTGGTTTGGCTGGAGTGGGGAAATCAGTAACGAAGAGAAGCCGCTTAAGAAAGTTTCGCGCGGCAACATTACGTGGGCCTCTTTCGCCCTGAACGAACAGGACTATAACGAATACTATTCCGAGTTCTCCAATGCCGTGCTGTGGCCAGCCTTCCACTACCGCCTGGACCTGGTCAAATTCCAACGGGAGTCTTATGAAGGCTATATGCGCGTCAATGCGCTGCTTGCCGATAAACTGCTGCCTTTAATTAAAGAAGACGATATTTTATGGATCCACGATTATCATCTTTTGCCCTTTGCCAGAGAGCTGAGAAGACGCGGCGTCAACAACCGTATCGGCTTCTTCCTGCATATCCCGTTCCCGACGCCGGAGATTTTCACCGCGCTGCCGCAGCATGACGAGATCCTGGAGGCGGTGGCGGATTACGACCTGCTGGGCTTCCAGACTGAAAATGACAGGCTGGCGTTCCTCGACAGCGTGTCGGGTAAAACGCGGCTGGTCACGCATGGCGGAAAATCGCACACGGCCTGGGGTAAAACCTTCCATACAGAGGTTTATCCTATCGGCATCGAGCCGGAAGAGATCGCCGAACAAGCGTCTGGCCCGCTGCCGCCAAAACTGGCACAGCTGAAGAATGAGCTTAAAAACGTTAAGAATATCTTTTCAGTAGAGCGCCTCGATTACTCCAAAGGCTTACCGGAGCGCTTCCTGGCGTATGAGACGTTACTGGAGAAATATCCGCAGCATCACGGCAAAATTCGCTATACGCAGATAGCGCCGACGTCACGCGGCGAGGTGCAGGCTTATCAGGATATTCGTCACCAGCTGGAGACCGAAGCAGGGCGCATCAACGGCCGCTACGGACAGCTGGGCTGGACACCCCTTTTCTATCTGAATCAACACTTTGAGCGCAAGATCCTGATGAAGGTCTTCCGCTATGCGGATGTCGGGCTGGTGACACCCCTGCGTGACGGGATGAATCTGGTGGCAAAGGAGTATGTCGCAGCACAAGATCCTGCGGACCCTGGGGTACTGGTGCTGTCTCAATTTGCCGGTGCGGCGAATGAGCTTACTTCAGCACTCATCGTTAACCCTTACGATCGCGATGACGTGGCGAACGCCCTCCATCGCGCCTTAACCATGCCGCTCGCGGAGCGTATATCGCGCCATGCGGAGATGATGGAGACCATCCGTAAAAATGATATTAACCACTGGCAAGCACGTTTTATAGACAATTTGCGTGAAATTGAACCGCAGAGCCATGAGGGACAGCTGCAAAAAAAGATCGCGACTTTCCCTAAACTGGCGTGA
- the otsB gene encoding trehalose-phosphatase — MADLLTAPPVLPGKFAFFFDLDGTLAGIKPHPDEVVVPDTVLENLQQLSRMNEGALALISGRSMAELDVLASPYHFPLAGVHGAERRDIHDQQHIVSLPDALIQSLHIHLSSALEALPGTELEAKGMAFALHYRQAPHHEAAVFAIARSVADAHPELALQPGKCVIEIKPEGINKGAAIAAFMAEPPFQGRKPVFLGDDLTDEAGFMVVNKAGGMSVKVGPGETCAGWRLESVASVWQWISDVANQQQQQIAQHNGRNLYGSLNRRL; from the coding sequence GTGGCTGACTTGTTAACCGCACCGCCTGTACTGCCCGGAAAATTTGCTTTCTTTTTTGACCTCGACGGAACACTCGCCGGGATAAAACCGCATCCTGATGAGGTCGTCGTACCGGATACGGTGTTAGAGAATTTGCAGCAGCTCTCACGGATGAACGAGGGAGCACTGGCATTGATTTCAGGGCGCTCAATGGCCGAGCTGGACGTGCTCGCCAGTCCATATCACTTTCCGCTGGCCGGTGTACACGGAGCGGAGCGCCGCGATATCCATGATCAACAGCATATTGTCTCACTCCCCGATGCCTTAATTCAGTCGCTGCATATTCATCTCTCTTCTGCTCTGGAGGCGCTGCCGGGTACCGAGCTGGAAGCCAAAGGTATGGCCTTTGCTCTGCACTATCGTCAGGCACCGCATCACGAAGCGGCAGTCTTTGCCATTGCCCGCAGCGTGGCCGATGCGCACCCGGAACTCGCATTGCAGCCGGGGAAGTGTGTCATTGAAATTAAACCTGAAGGGATCAACAAAGGCGCTGCTATTGCGGCGTTTATGGCCGAGCCGCCTTTTCAGGGGCGAAAGCCGGTATTTTTGGGGGATGACCTGACCGATGAGGCCGGGTTTATGGTGGTAAATAAGGCCGGCGGGATGTCTGTCAAAGTCGGGCCTGGAGAAACGTGTGCCGGATGGCGGCTGGAAAGCGTCGCCAGCGTCTGGCAGTGGATATCTGACGTCGCTAACCAGCAACAACAACAAATAGCGCAACACAACGGGAGAAATCTATATGGGTCGCTTAATCGTCGTCTCTAA
- the araH gene encoding L-arabinose ABC transporter permease AraH translates to MSSVTTSGAPKSAFSFGRIWDQYGMLVVFAALFLACAIFVPNFATFINMKGLGLAISMSGMVACGMLFCLASGDFDLSVASVIACAGVTTAVVINMTESLWIGVFAGLMLGVLSGLVNGFVIARLKINALITTLATMQIVRGLAYIISDGKAVGIEDERFFTLGYANWLGLPAPIWLTVACLILFGFLLNRTTFGRNTLAIGGNEEAARLAGVPVVRTKIIIFVLSGLVSAAAGIILASRMTSGQPMTSIGYELIVISACVLGGVSLKGGIGKISYVVAGILILGTVENAMNLLNISPFSQYVVRGLILLAAVIFDRYKQKAKRTL, encoded by the coding sequence ATGTCCTCTGTAACTACATCCGGAGCGCCGAAGTCGGCCTTCAGTTTTGGCCGCATCTGGGACCAGTACGGTATGCTGGTCGTCTTTGCCGCGCTGTTCCTCGCCTGCGCGATTTTTGTGCCGAACTTTGCCACCTTCATTAATATGAAGGGGCTGGGGCTGGCAATCTCCATGTCCGGCATGGTGGCCTGCGGCATGCTGTTCTGCCTGGCGTCGGGCGATTTTGACCTGTCGGTGGCCTCGGTCATCGCCTGCGCAGGCGTGACCACGGCAGTCGTCATCAACATGACCGAGAGCCTGTGGATTGGCGTCTTTGCAGGGTTGATGCTCGGCGTGCTGAGTGGCCTGGTGAACGGGTTTGTGATTGCCCGCCTGAAGATTAACGCCCTGATCACGACGCTTGCGACCATGCAAATTGTGCGCGGTCTGGCCTATATCATCTCCGACGGGAAAGCCGTGGGGATCGAAGACGAGCGCTTCTTTACCCTGGGCTATGCCAACTGGCTGGGTCTGCCCGCGCCAATCTGGCTGACGGTCGCGTGCCTGATCCTGTTTGGCTTCCTGCTTAACCGCACCACGTTTGGCCGTAACACCCTGGCGATTGGCGGGAATGAAGAGGCGGCGCGTCTGGCGGGGGTTCCGGTGGTGCGCACCAAGATCATTATCTTTGTGCTCTCCGGGCTGGTCTCCGCAGCCGCAGGGATCATTCTGGCGTCGCGCATGACCAGCGGCCAGCCGATGACCTCCATTGGTTATGAGCTGATCGTCATCTCAGCCTGCGTTTTAGGGGGCGTTTCCCTGAAAGGCGGCATCGGAAAAATCTCATATGTGGTGGCCGGTATCCTGATTTTGGGGACGGTGGAGAACGCCATGAACCTGCTGAATATTTCGCCGTTCTCACAGTACGTGGTGCGTGGTCTGATCCTGCTCGCAGCCGTGATTTTCGACCGTTACAAGCAAAAAGCGAAGCGTACCCTTTAA
- the araG gene encoding L-arabinose ABC transporter ATP-binding protein AraG, translating to MQQSDPYLSFRGIGKTFPGVNALTDISFDCHAGQVHALMGENGAGKSTLLKILSGNYTPTTGTLAIRGEEVAFADTTAALNAGVAIIYQELHLIPEMTVAENIYLGQLPHKSGVVNRSLLNYEAGLQLKHLGLDVDPQTPLKYLSIGQWQMVEIAKALARNAKIIAFDEPTSSLSAREIENLFRVIRELRKEGRIILYVSHRMEEIFALSDAITVFKDGHYVRTFTDMAQVNHDQLVQAMVGRELGDIYHWQPREYGPERLRLDNVKAPGVRTPISLSVRSGEIVGLFGLVGAGRSELMKGLFGGTRIAQGQVYIDGQKIDIQKPAHAINAGMMLCPEDRKAEGIIPVHSVRDNINISARRKYIRAGCLINDGWEASNADHHIRSLNIKTPGAEQLIMNLSGGNQQKAILGRWLSEDMKVILLDEPTRGIDVGAKHEIYNVIYELAKRGVAVLFASSDLPEVLGVADRIVVMREGEIAGELLHEQANEQQALSLAMPKVSQAVA from the coding sequence ATGCAACAGTCAGATCCCTATCTCTCTTTTCGCGGCATCGGGAAAACGTTCCCCGGTGTTAACGCGCTGACCGATATCAGCTTCGACTGTCATGCCGGTCAGGTTCACGCGCTGATGGGGGAGAACGGCGCGGGAAAATCCACGCTGTTGAAAATTCTCAGCGGTAACTACACCCCCACAACCGGCACGCTGGCTATACGCGGCGAAGAAGTGGCATTTGCCGATACGACGGCGGCACTCAATGCCGGGGTCGCCATCATCTATCAGGAACTGCACCTCATTCCTGAAATGACCGTGGCAGAGAACATCTATTTAGGTCAGCTTCCGCACAAAAGCGGCGTGGTGAATCGTTCGCTACTCAATTACGAAGCGGGGCTGCAGCTTAAACACCTTGGGCTGGATGTTGATCCGCAAACGCCCCTCAAATATCTCTCCATCGGCCAGTGGCAGATGGTTGAAATTGCCAAGGCGCTGGCGCGTAACGCCAAGATTATCGCCTTTGATGAACCGACCAGTTCACTTTCTGCCCGTGAAATTGAAAATCTGTTCCGCGTGATCCGCGAGCTGCGCAAAGAAGGGCGCATTATTCTGTACGTTTCGCATCGTATGGAGGAGATCTTTGCCCTAAGCGATGCCATCACCGTGTTTAAGGACGGTCACTACGTGCGGACGTTCACGGACATGGCGCAGGTTAACCATGACCAGCTGGTTCAGGCGATGGTCGGACGCGAGCTGGGCGATATTTACCACTGGCAGCCGCGCGAGTACGGCCCGGAGCGCCTGCGTCTGGATAACGTTAAAGCGCCCGGCGTGCGCACGCCGATTTCTCTTTCGGTGCGCAGCGGGGAAATCGTCGGGCTGTTTGGTCTTGTCGGGGCAGGGCGCAGCGAGCTGATGAAAGGGTTGTTTGGCGGCACGCGGATCGCACAGGGGCAGGTTTACATTGACGGGCAAAAAATCGATATCCAGAAGCCCGCTCACGCGATCAATGCGGGCATGATGCTCTGCCCGGAAGATCGCAAGGCGGAGGGGATCATTCCGGTCCACTCGGTACGCGACAACATCAATATCTCTGCAAGACGCAAATACATCCGCGCGGGATGCCTGATCAATGACGGCTGGGAAGCGAGCAACGCCGACCACCATATCCGCTCGCTGAACATCAAAACGCCGGGGGCGGAGCAGCTGATCATGAATCTCTCCGGAGGTAATCAGCAAAAAGCCATTCTGGGCCGCTGGCTGTCGGAAGATATGAAGGTCATTTTGCTGGATGAGCCGACGCGCGGTATCGACGTGGGGGCGAAACACGAAATCTACAACGTGATTTATGAACTGGCAAAACGCGGCGTGGCGGTGCTGTTCGCCTCCAGCGATCTGCCGGAGGTGCTTGGCGTTGCCGACCGCATCGTCGTGATGCGTGAAGGTGAAATTGCCGGTGAGTTGCTGCATGAACAGGCGAATGAACAACAGGCGTTGAGTCTCGCCATGCCTAAAGTTAGCCAGGCTGTCGCCTGA